Proteins from a single region of Streptomyces sp. HUAS 15-9:
- a CDS encoding HpcH/HpaI aldolase/citrate lyase family protein: MRHFGHFAPEVRQRLFHQEPCEFTADSPARLLSAALGATLYSPATRPRLADDIVKQAAQGVVSMVLCLEDSIGDEDVPEGEENLVRQFADLDSRACVDLPLLFIRVRTPDQISDLVRRLGATVRLLSGFVFPKFTEERGIPFLEALAAAETESGCRLFGMPVLETPELMYRESRVEALEGIARAVDKYRDRVLALRLGVTDFCSSYGLRRAPDMTAYDVQIIASVIADVVNMLGRADGTGFTVTGPVWEYFRVPERMFKPMLRHSPFLEGQAVELRERLIEHAMDGLLREISLDQANGLLGKTCIHPSHVLPVHALSVVSHEEFSDAQDILRPERGGGGVLRSAYTNKMNEVKPHRAWAERTMLRAEVFGVANEDVGFVELLAAGIPG; the protein is encoded by the coding sequence ATGCGTCATTTCGGGCACTTCGCCCCTGAGGTGCGCCAGCGCCTCTTCCACCAGGAGCCGTGCGAGTTCACCGCCGACTCCCCGGCCCGGCTGCTCTCCGCGGCCCTCGGCGCCACCCTGTACAGCCCGGCCACCCGGCCGAGGCTCGCCGACGACATCGTCAAGCAGGCCGCACAGGGCGTGGTCTCGATGGTGCTGTGCCTGGAGGACTCGATCGGGGACGAGGACGTGCCGGAGGGCGAGGAGAACCTCGTACGCCAGTTCGCCGACCTCGACTCCCGGGCGTGCGTGGACCTGCCCCTGCTCTTCATCCGGGTCCGCACCCCGGATCAGATCTCCGACCTCGTACGACGCCTGGGCGCGACCGTCCGGTTGCTGTCCGGATTCGTGTTCCCGAAGTTCACCGAGGAGCGTGGCATCCCCTTCCTGGAGGCGCTGGCCGCCGCCGAGACGGAGAGCGGATGCCGGCTGTTCGGCATGCCGGTCCTCGAGACGCCCGAGCTGATGTACCGGGAATCGCGTGTCGAGGCCCTGGAGGGCATTGCCCGCGCCGTCGACAAGTACCGCGACCGGGTGCTGGCGCTGCGCCTGGGCGTCACGGACTTCTGCTCCTCGTACGGACTGCGCCGCGCCCCCGACATGACGGCGTACGACGTCCAGATCATCGCCTCCGTGATCGCCGACGTGGTGAACATGCTGGGACGGGCCGACGGCACCGGGTTCACGGTGACCGGTCCGGTCTGGGAGTACTTCCGGGTCCCCGAGCGCATGTTCAAGCCGATGCTGCGGCACAGCCCCTTCCTCGAGGGGCAGGCCGTCGAGCTGCGCGAGAGACTGATCGAGCACGCGATGGACGGGCTGCTGAGGGAGATCTCCCTGGACCAGGCCAACGGACTGCTCGGCAAGACCTGCATCCACCCCTCGCACGTCCTGCCGGTGCACGCACTGTCAGTGGTCAGTCACGAGGAGTTCAGTGACGCCCAGGACATCCTGCGGCCGGAACGCGGCGGCGGGGGTGTACTCAGGTCCGCCTACACGAACAAGATGAACGAAGTGAAGCCGCACCGCGCCTGGGCCGAGCGGACCATGCTGCGCGCCGAGGTGTTCGGCGTCGCCAACGAGGACGTCGGCTTCGTGGAGCTGCTCGCCGCCGGGATCCCCGGCTGA
- a CDS encoding TerD family protein: MTHAMLKGSNVPLEATTVRAVLRWTPGQGVPDVDASALLLGPDGRVRSDEDFVFYNQPRHPSGKVWRLGKKRIAEGLTDTIQTDLAGVETGVSRILLVASADGVAFEHVRALRIVLYDASSVDADPLATFDIKPETGAETALICGELYRRGEGWKFRALGEGYSNGLKGLATDFGISVDESEGAEESAQSLPLPPEQPTVLPTQSAYGYPEPQTSQMAQTQPAYGYPQPAGGPAYGYPQAPAAAATSARSGYGYPPPVTAAPNPDFRLPPQGPQFIGR; encoded by the coding sequence ATGACGCACGCGATGCTGAAGGGGTCGAACGTCCCGCTCGAAGCCACGACGGTGCGCGCCGTGCTGCGCTGGACGCCCGGGCAGGGGGTCCCGGATGTCGATGCCTCGGCGCTGCTCCTCGGCCCCGACGGTCGTGTGCGCTCCGACGAGGACTTCGTCTTCTACAACCAGCCCCGCCACCCCTCCGGGAAGGTATGGCGGCTCGGCAAAAAGCGTATCGCCGAGGGCCTGACCGACACGATCCAGACGGATCTGGCCGGTGTCGAGACGGGTGTCAGCCGTATTCTCCTGGTCGCTTCGGCGGACGGCGTCGCCTTCGAGCACGTACGCGCGCTGCGCATCGTGCTGTACGACGCGTCCAGTGTCGACGCCGATCCACTGGCCACCTTCGACATCAAGCCGGAGACCGGTGCCGAGACCGCGCTGATCTGCGGCGAGCTGTACCGGCGTGGCGAGGGCTGGAAGTTCCGGGCGCTCGGCGAGGGCTACTCGAACGGTCTGAAGGGCCTGGCGACCGACTTCGGCATCTCGGTGGACGAGTCCGAGGGGGCCGAGGAGTCTGCCCAGTCGCTGCCCCTGCCTCCGGAGCAGCCGACGGTGCTGCCGACGCAGTCGGCGTACGGCTATCCGGAGCCGCAGACCTCGCAGATGGCCCAGACCCAGCCGGCCTACGGCTATCCGCAGCCCGCCGGCGGGCCCGCGTACGGCTATCCCCAGGCGCCGGCCGCGGCGGCCACGTCGGCCCGGTCCGGCTACGGCTATCCGCCCCCGGTGACGGCGGCCCCGAACCCGGACTTCAGGCTGCCCCCGCAGGGCCCGCAGTTCATCGGCCGCTGA
- a CDS encoding TerD family protein codes for MGFFDGLLGGRAADFDSGSAATNSIQLTKRHQQVSLTKQDAATGHLRVNLTWRMRTSDIGGIQRTSLFRHPFKALKPAEVLGHGQSMVNVDLDLGCLYELTDGTRGVVQPLGNYLGDVNSPPYVKLSGDDRFGSASGETMYVNLDHREEIKRLLVFVYIYDQTPAFDRTHAIVTLYPSNGPRIEIGLDERHPQARSCAVVMIENVKGELLVRREVKFVYGFQGELDRLYGWGLQWGRGYKTKAVE; via the coding sequence ATGGGTTTCTTCGACGGGCTGCTGGGCGGCCGGGCTGCCGACTTCGACTCGGGCAGCGCCGCCACCAACTCGATCCAGCTCACCAAGCGGCACCAGCAGGTCTCCCTGACCAAGCAGGACGCGGCCACCGGGCACCTGCGCGTCAATCTGACCTGGCGCATGCGGACGTCCGACATCGGCGGCATCCAGCGCACCAGCCTGTTCCGGCACCCCTTCAAGGCGCTCAAGCCGGCGGAGGTGCTGGGCCACGGGCAGAGCATGGTCAACGTCGACCTCGACCTGGGCTGCCTGTACGAGCTCACGGACGGCACCAGGGGGGTCGTCCAGCCGCTCGGCAACTACCTCGGGGACGTCAACTCACCCCCGTACGTCAAACTCAGCGGCGACGACCGGTTCGGGTCGGCGTCCGGCGAGACGATGTACGTCAACCTGGACCACCGCGAGGAGATAAAGCGGCTGCTGGTCTTCGTCTACATCTACGACCAGACCCCGGCCTTCGACCGCACCCACGCCATCGTCACGCTCTACCCCAGCAACGGCCCGCGCATCGAGATCGGCCTCGACGAACGCCACCCCCAGGCCCGCTCCTGCGCCGTCGTGATGATCGAGAACGTCAAGGGCGAACTGCTCGTCCGCCGCGAGGTGAAGTTCGTCTACGGCTTCCAGGGCGAGCTGGACCGGCTCTACGGCTGGGGGCTGCAGTGGGGCCGGGGCTACAAGACCAAGGCGGTGGAGTGA
- a CDS encoding DUF475 domain-containing protein produces MLLKTFGWSFAITALGLVAAVFYGGWEAFGIVAILSVLEISLSFDNAVVNAGILKKMNAFWQKIFLTVGVLIAVFGMRLVFPVVIVAISAKMGPIEAVDLALNNKDHYQELVTDAHPAIAAFGGMFLLMIFLDFIFEDRDIQWLRWIERPLAKLGKVDMLSVCISLIVLLITSFTFATHAHQHGGAHVDKAQTVLIAGIAGLITYMIVGGLSGYFEDKLEEEEEREHEEEEEAARTGKKRSPVVLAGQAAFFMFLYLEVLDASFSFDGVIGAFAITNDIVLMALGLGIGAMYVRSLTVYLVRQGTLDDYVYLEHGAHYAIGALAVILMVTIQYEINEVITGLVGVILIAWSFWSSVRRNRALADAEGKAGSDEKTEVSV; encoded by the coding sequence GTGCTTCTGAAAACCTTCGGCTGGTCGTTCGCGATTACCGCGCTCGGTCTGGTCGCGGCGGTCTTCTACGGGGGGTGGGAGGCCTTCGGCATCGTGGCGATCCTCTCCGTCCTGGAGATCTCCCTGTCATTCGACAACGCGGTGGTCAACGCCGGAATCCTGAAGAAGATGAATGCCTTCTGGCAGAAGATCTTCCTCACGGTCGGTGTGCTCATCGCGGTCTTCGGGATGCGGCTGGTCTTCCCGGTCGTGATCGTCGCGATCAGCGCCAAGATGGGCCCCATCGAGGCCGTCGACCTCGCGCTCAACAACAAGGACCACTACCAGGAACTGGTGACCGACGCCCACCCGGCGATCGCCGCCTTCGGTGGTATGTTCCTGCTGATGATCTTCCTCGACTTCATCTTCGAGGACCGGGACATCCAGTGGCTGCGCTGGATCGAGCGGCCGCTGGCCAAGCTCGGCAAGGTCGACATGCTTTCGGTCTGCATCTCCCTGATCGTCCTGCTGATCACCTCCTTCACCTTCGCCACCCACGCCCACCAGCACGGCGGCGCGCATGTAGACAAGGCGCAGACGGTGCTGATCGCCGGTATCGCCGGTCTGATCACGTACATGATCGTCGGCGGTCTCTCCGGCTACTTCGAGGACAAGCTGGAGGAAGAGGAGGAGCGGGAGCACGAGGAGGAGGAAGAGGCCGCGCGCACCGGCAAGAAACGCTCGCCCGTGGTGCTGGCCGGCCAGGCCGCGTTCTTCATGTTCCTCTACCTGGAGGTCCTGGACGCGTCCTTCTCCTTCGACGGCGTGATCGGCGCCTTCGCCATCACCAACGACATCGTCCTGATGGCGCTGGGCCTGGGCATCGGCGCGATGTACGTCCGGTCGCTCACCGTCTACCTGGTCCGCCAGGGCACCCTCGACGACTACGTCTACCTGGAGCACGGCGCCCACTACGCGATCGGCGCGCTGGCCGTGATCCTCATGGTCACCATCCAGTACGAGATCAACGAGGTCATCACCGGCCTCGTCGGCGTCATCCTGATCGCCTGGTCCTTCTGGTCCTCCGTCCGCCGCAACCGCGCTCTGGCGGACGCCGAGGGAAAAGCGGGATCGGACGAGAAGACTGAGGTGTCGGTCTAG
- a CDS encoding TerD family protein, translating to MGVTLAKGGNVSLSKAAPNLTNVLIGLGWDARSTTGAPFDLDASALLCQGQRVLGDEWFVFYNQLKSPDGSVEHTGDNLTGEGEGDDESILIDLLKVPAVCDKIIFPVSIHMADERGQTFGQVSNAFIRVVNQADGQELARYDLSEDASTETAMIFGELYRYGGEWKFRAVGQGYASGLRGIALDFGVNVS from the coding sequence ATGGGCGTCACGCTCGCCAAGGGGGGCAACGTCTCCCTGTCCAAGGCCGCACCGAATCTCACGAACGTGCTGATCGGGCTCGGCTGGGACGCACGCTCCACCACCGGAGCCCCCTTCGACCTGGACGCCAGCGCGCTGCTGTGCCAGGGCCAGCGGGTGCTCGGCGACGAGTGGTTCGTCTTCTACAACCAGCTCAAGAGCCCCGACGGTTCGGTGGAGCACACCGGTGACAACCTCACCGGTGAGGGCGAGGGCGACGACGAATCGATTCTGATCGACCTGCTGAAGGTCCCGGCCGTCTGCGACAAGATCATTTTCCCGGTCTCGATCCATATGGCGGACGAGCGCGGCCAGACCTTCGGCCAGGTCTCCAACGCCTTCATCCGGGTCGTCAACCAGGCCGACGGTCAGGAGCTCGCGCGTTACGACCTCAGTGAGGACGCCTCCACCGAAACGGCCATGATCTTCGGCGAGCTCTACCGCTACGGCGGCGAATGGAAGTTCCGGGCCGTCGGCCAGGGCTACGCCTCGGGGCTGCGCGGTATCGCCCTGGACTTCGGGGTCAACGTCTCGTAG
- a CDS encoding TerD family protein, which yields MGVSLSKGGNVSLTKEAPGLTAVIVGLGWDVRTTTGTDFDLDASALLLNPSGKVGSDQNFVFFNNLKSPDGSVEHTGDNLTGEGEGDDEQIKVNLAGVPADVEKIVFPVSIYDAENRQQSFGQVRNAFIRIVNQAGGAEIARYDLSEDASTETAMVFGELYRHGAEWKFRAIGQGYASGLRGIAQDFGVNV from the coding sequence GTGGGAGTCAGCCTCAGCAAGGGCGGCAACGTATCGCTGACGAAGGAGGCCCCGGGCCTGACCGCCGTTATCGTCGGTCTGGGGTGGGACGTCCGTACCACGACCGGCACGGACTTCGACCTGGACGCCAGCGCGCTGCTGCTGAACCCGTCCGGCAAGGTCGGCAGCGACCAGAACTTCGTCTTCTTCAACAACCTCAAGAGCCCCGACGGCTCGGTGGAGCACACCGGTGACAACCTCACCGGTGAGGGCGAGGGCGACGACGAGCAGATCAAGGTCAATCTGGCCGGCGTACCGGCGGACGTCGAAAAGATCGTCTTCCCGGTGTCGATCTACGACGCCGAGAACCGCCAGCAGTCCTTCGGTCAGGTGCGCAACGCGTTCATCCGCATCGTCAACCAGGCGGGCGGCGCCGAGATCGCCCGTTACGACCTGAGCGAGGACGCCTCGACGGAGACCGCCATGGTCTTCGGCGAGCTCTACCGGCACGGCGCGGAGTGGAAGTTCCGTGCCATCGGCCAGGGCTACGCCTCGGGCCTGCGCGGCATCGCGCAGGACTTCGGCGTCAACGTCTGA
- a CDS encoding peroxiredoxin, translating into MAIQVGDKAPDFELKDNHGRTVKLSDFRGEKNVVLLFYPFAFTGVCTGELCELRDNLPRFEDRGTQVLAVSNDSIHTLRVFAEQEGLEYPLLSDFWPHGNISRAYGVFAEDKGCAVRGTFIIDKEGVVRWTVINGLPDARDLDEYVKALDTL; encoded by the coding sequence ATGGCGATCCAGGTCGGCGACAAGGCGCCCGACTTCGAGCTCAAGGACAACCACGGCCGCACCGTGAAGCTCTCCGACTTCCGGGGAGAGAAGAACGTGGTGCTGCTCTTCTACCCCTTCGCCTTCACCGGCGTGTGCACCGGCGAGCTGTGCGAGCTGCGGGACAACCTGCCCAGGTTCGAGGACCGCGGCACACAGGTGCTCGCCGTCTCCAACGACTCCATCCACACCCTGCGCGTCTTCGCCGAGCAGGAGGGCCTGGAGTACCCCCTGCTGAGCGATTTCTGGCCGCACGGCAACATTTCGCGCGCCTACGGCGTCTTCGCCGAGGACAAGGGTTGCGCCGTCCGCGGGACCTTCATCATCGACAAGGAAGGCGTCGTGCGGTGGACCGTGATCAACGGCCTGCCGGACGCGCGGGACCTGGACGAGTACGTGAAGGCGCTCGACACCCTGTGA
- a CDS encoding DUF3052 domain-containing protein, producing MSATADHAEERTSPAVRLGFQPEQVVQEIGYDDDVDQELRESIEEVIGSELVDEEYDDVADAVVLWFRDEDGDLTDVLVDATTYIEEGGAILLLTPKTGRDGYVEPSDISEAAVTAGLSASKSVSVGKDWSGSRLVTPKAAKSKR from the coding sequence GTGAGCGCGACCGCGGACCACGCGGAGGAGCGGACGAGCCCTGCCGTCAGGCTGGGGTTCCAGCCCGAGCAGGTGGTCCAGGAGATCGGCTACGACGACGACGTCGACCAGGAGCTCCGCGAGTCCATCGAGGAAGTCATCGGCAGCGAACTCGTGGACGAGGAGTACGACGACGTCGCGGACGCCGTGGTGCTGTGGTTCCGCGACGAGGACGGCGACCTGACAGATGTGCTGGTGGACGCCACCACGTACATCGAGGAGGGCGGCGCGATCCTGCTCCTCACGCCGAAGACCGGCCGTGACGGGTACGTGGAGCCGAGCGACATCTCGGAAGCCGCCGTGACGGCGGGGTTGTCGGCCTCCAAGAGCGTCAGCGTGGGCAAGGACTGGAGCGGCTCGCGCCTGGTGACGCCGAAGGCCGCGAAGTCCAAGCGCTGA
- the aceE gene encoding pyruvate dehydrogenase (acetyl-transferring), homodimeric type: protein MASGSDRNPIIIGGLPSQVPDFDPEETQEWLDSLDAAVDERGRERARYLMLRLIERAREKRVAVPEMRSTDYVNTIATKDEPFFPGNEEIERRILNATRWNAAVMVSRAQRPGIGVGGHIATFASSASLYDVGFNHFFRGKDEGDGGDQVFFQGHASPGIYARAYMLDRLSEQQLDGFRQEKSKYPQALSSYPHPRSMPDFWEFPTVSMGLGPLGAIYQARMNRYMEARGIADTSKSHVWAFLGDGEMDEVESLGQLTIAARENLDNLTFVVNCNLQRLDGPVRGNGKIIQELESVFRGAGWNVIKLVWDRTWDPLLAQDRDGVLVNKMNTTPDGQFQTYATESGAYIRDHFFGDDHRLRAMVEHMTDDQILHLGRGGHDHRKIFAAFSAAKAHKGQPTVILAKTIKGWTLGPNFEGRNATHQMKKLTVTDLKGFRDRLHLPISDKELESGLPPYYHPGRNSEEIQYMHDRRKGLGGYVPTRVVRSKPLTLPDDKTYAGVKKGSGQQSIATTMAFVRLLKDLMRDKELGRRFVLIAPDEYRTFGMDSFFPSAKIYNPLGQQYEAVDRDLLLAYKESPTGQMLHDGISEAGCTASLIAAGSAYATHGEPLIPVYVFYSMFGFQRTGDQFWQMADQMARGFVLGATAGRTTLTGEGLQHADGHSQLLASTNPACVAYDPAYSYEIAHIVQDGLRRMYGSDAQHPHGEDVFYYLTVYNEPIQHPAEPADVDVEGILKGIHRIAPGTAGSVPAQIMASGVAVPWAIEAQRILAEDWDVRADVWSATSWNELRREAVECERHNLLHPEEEQLTPYVTRKLSGAEGPFVAVSDWMRSVPDQIARWVPGTYQSLGADGFGFADTRGAARRFFHIDAQSIVVAVLTELAREGKVDRSVLKQAIDRYQLLDVSAADPGAAGGDA, encoded by the coding sequence GTGGCTTCCGGATCCGATCGCAACCCGATCATCATTGGCGGCCTTCCGAGTCAGGTACCTGACTTCGATCCCGAAGAGACCCAGGAGTGGCTCGATTCCCTCGACGCCGCCGTGGACGAGCGCGGCCGGGAGCGAGCCCGCTATCTGATGCTCCGCCTGATCGAGCGCGCCCGCGAGAAGCGCGTGGCCGTGCCCGAGATGCGCAGCACGGACTACGTCAACACCATCGCGACCAAGGACGAGCCGTTCTTCCCCGGCAACGAGGAGATCGAGCGCAGGATCCTGAACGCGACCCGCTGGAACGCCGCGGTGATGGTGTCCCGCGCGCAGCGCCCCGGCATCGGCGTCGGCGGCCACATCGCCACCTTCGCCTCCTCCGCCTCGCTCTACGACGTGGGCTTCAACCACTTCTTCCGCGGCAAGGACGAGGGCGACGGCGGCGACCAGGTCTTCTTCCAGGGCCACGCCTCCCCCGGCATCTACGCCCGCGCGTACATGCTCGACCGGCTCAGCGAGCAGCAGCTGGACGGCTTCCGCCAGGAGAAGTCCAAGTACCCCCAGGCGCTCTCCAGCTACCCGCACCCGCGCTCCATGCCGGACTTCTGGGAGTTCCCGACCGTCTCCATGGGCCTCGGCCCGCTGGGCGCGATCTACCAGGCCCGGATGAACCGCTACATGGAGGCACGCGGCATCGCCGACACCTCCAAGTCCCACGTGTGGGCGTTCCTCGGCGACGGCGAGATGGACGAGGTCGAGTCGCTCGGCCAGCTGACCATCGCCGCGCGCGAGAACCTGGACAACCTCACCTTCGTGGTCAACTGCAACCTGCAGCGGCTCGACGGCCCGGTGCGCGGCAACGGCAAGATCATCCAGGAGCTGGAGTCGGTCTTCCGGGGCGCCGGCTGGAACGTGATCAAGCTGGTCTGGGACCGCACCTGGGACCCGCTGCTCGCCCAGGACCGCGACGGCGTGCTGGTCAACAAGATGAACACCACGCCCGACGGCCAGTTCCAGACGTATGCGACCGAGTCCGGCGCGTACATCCGCGACCACTTCTTCGGCGACGACCACCGGCTGCGCGCGATGGTCGAGCACATGACCGACGACCAGATCCTGCACCTGGGCCGTGGCGGTCACGACCACCGGAAGATCTTCGCGGCGTTCTCGGCGGCCAAGGCGCACAAGGGCCAGCCGACGGTGATCCTGGCCAAGACGATCAAGGGCTGGACGCTCGGGCCGAACTTCGAGGGCCGCAACGCCACGCACCAGATGAAGAAGCTGACGGTCACCGACCTCAAGGGCTTCCGCGACCGGCTGCACCTGCCGATCTCCGACAAGGAGCTGGAGTCCGGCCTGCCGCCGTACTACCACCCGGGCCGGAACTCGGAGGAGATCCAGTACATGCACGACCGGCGCAAGGGGCTCGGCGGGTACGTCCCGACGCGCGTCGTGCGTTCCAAGCCGCTCACGCTGCCCGACGACAAGACGTACGCGGGTGTGAAGAAGGGCTCGGGTCAGCAGTCGATCGCGACGACCATGGCCTTTGTCCGGCTCCTCAAGGACCTCATGCGGGACAAGGAGCTCGGCAGACGGTTCGTGCTGATCGCGCCGGACGAGTACCGCACGTTCGGCATGGACTCCTTCTTCCCGAGCGCGAAGATCTACAACCCGCTCGGCCAGCAGTACGAGGCGGTGGACCGCGACCTGCTGCTCGCGTACAAGGAGTCGCCGACGGGCCAGATGCTGCACGACGGCATCTCCGAGGCGGGCTGCACGGCGTCCCTGATCGCGGCCGGCTCGGCCTACGCGACGCACGGCGAGCCGCTGATCCCGGTGTACGTCTTCTATTCGATGTTCGGTTTCCAGCGCACGGGTGACCAGTTCTGGCAGATGGCCGACCAGATGGCGCGCGGTTTCGTTCTCGGCGCGACCGCCGGCCGTACGACGCTGACCGGTGAGGGTCTGCAGCACGCGGACGGCCACTCGCAGCTGCTCGCCTCGACGAACCCCGCCTGTGTCGCCTACGACCCGGCGTACTCGTACGAGATCGCGCACATCGTGCAGGACGGCCTGCGCCGTATGTACGGCAGCGACGCGCAGCACCCGCACGGCGAGGACGTCTTCTACTACCTCACCGTCTACAACGAGCCCATCCAGCACCCGGCCGAGCCGGCCGACGTGGACGTCGAGGGCATCCTCAAGGGCATCCACCGCATCGCCCCGGGCACGGCGGGCTCCGTCCCGGCGCAGATCATGGCGTCCGGTGTGGCGGTGCCGTGGGCGATCGAGGCGCAGCGGATCCTCGCGGAGGACTGGGACGTACGGGCCGACGTCTGGTCGGCGACCTCCTGGAACGAGCTGCGGCGCGAGGCCGTGGAGTGCGAGCGGCACAACCTGCTGCACCCGGAGGAGGAGCAGCTCACGCCGTACGTCACGCGCAAGCTCAGCGGCGCCGAGGGGCCGTTCGTGGCCGTGTCCGACTGGATGCGGTCGGTTCCGGACCAGATCGCCCGGTGGGTGCCGGGGACGTACCAGTCCCTCGGCGCGGACGGCTTCGGCTTCGCGGACACACGGGGCGCGGCTCGCCGCTTCTTCCACATCGACGCGCAGTCGATCGTGGTGGCGGTGCTGACCGAGCTGGCGCGGGAGGGCAAGGTCGACCGTTCGGTGCTGAAGCAGGCCATCGACCGGTACCAGCTGCTCGACGTGTCGGCGGCGGACCCGGGGGCGGCGGGCGGCGACGCGTAG
- a CDS encoding potassium channel family protein yields the protein MEEQSAQARWERHTQRPLLALAVAFAIAYAVPIVDSSAGHSLTAACTVVEWVVWGSFATDYLMRLALARRRKEFVRTHWLDLCAVILPILQPLRLLRLVSTLLLLGRRARMASQIRLTTYVAGAVVGLLMFGSLAVLSVERESPNGNIRTLGDAVWWSFTTMTTVGYGDHAPTTGLGRMIAVGLMLSGIALLGVVTANIAAWFIARFEKDDVEERRQTEAIESLAAEVRELRAEVAALTALASAGEAVEERPG from the coding sequence ATGGAGGAACAATCGGCGCAGGCGCGTTGGGAGCGGCACACCCAACGGCCCCTGCTGGCGCTCGCGGTGGCCTTCGCCATCGCCTATGCCGTGCCGATCGTGGACAGTTCGGCAGGGCACTCCCTGACGGCCGCGTGCACGGTCGTGGAGTGGGTGGTGTGGGGGTCCTTCGCCACGGACTATCTGATGCGGCTGGCACTCGCGCGCCGGCGCAAGGAGTTCGTACGGACGCACTGGCTGGACCTGTGCGCGGTGATACTGCCGATCCTCCAGCCGCTGCGGCTGCTGCGGCTCGTCTCGACACTGCTGCTGCTGGGGCGGCGGGCGCGGATGGCTTCGCAGATCCGGCTGACGACGTATGTCGCGGGGGCGGTCGTCGGGTTGCTGATGTTCGGGTCGCTGGCCGTGCTGTCGGTGGAGCGGGAGTCGCCGAACGGGAACATCCGGACACTGGGTGACGCCGTGTGGTGGTCGTTCACGACGATGACGACCGTCGGGTACGGGGATCATGCGCCGACCACCGGGCTGGGACGGATGATCGCGGTCGGGCTGATGCTGTCCGGGATCGCGTTGCTGGGTGTGGTGACCGCGAACATCGCCGCGTGGTTCATCGCGCGGTTCGAGAAGGACGATGTGGAGGAGCGGCGGCAGACCGAGGCGATCGAGTCTTTGGCGGCGGAGGTACGGGAGCTTCGGGCGGAGGTGGCGGCGCTTACTGCGTTGGCTTCGGCGGGGGAAGCGGTGGAGGAGCGGCCGGGGTAG